One Syntrophaceae bacterium DNA window includes the following coding sequences:
- a CDS encoding nucleotide sugar dehydrogenase encodes MKFEKKILFIGAGFVGGPTAAVIARKCPRYRVSVVDVDRQKIARWNSNDLPVYEPGLDEVVREARGRNLFFETDIAKGIRDSGIIFVCVNTPTKTFGAGAGMAADLQYWEKTARQIREHARTSKIVVEKSTLPVRTALAMERILNSGGDGIRFEVLSNPEFLAEGTAVRDLEQPDRVLIGSRDTEEGRRARDVLVELYAHWVPRERIVTSNIWSGELAKLAANFFLAQRVSTINAVSAICEKTEADVTEVSKIVGMDGRIGARFLNASVGFGGSCFKKDILNLVYLCRHEGLLEVADYIESVVRINEYQKERFVLNMLEAMFNTLAGKRICLFGFAFKADTSDTRESPAIHVARRLLEEKAEVVVTDPRALDNAKADLRGLDGKIRFVKDPYRAVRGCQAIAVMTEWGLYRGLDYGKIFKQMVKPAFIFDGRNILDHSRCHAIGFNVYPVGKPGMTHFK; translated from the coding sequence ATGAAATTCGAAAAAAAGATCCTCTTCATCGGGGCGGGCTTCGTGGGCGGGCCGACGGCGGCCGTGATTGCCCGCAAGTGCCCCCGGTACCGCGTGAGCGTGGTGGACGTTGACCGGCAGAAGATCGCCCGGTGGAACTCGAACGACCTGCCGGTCTACGAGCCGGGCCTCGACGAGGTTGTCCGCGAGGCCCGGGGCCGGAATCTCTTCTTCGAGACGGATATTGCAAAGGGCATCCGGGACAGCGGGATCATCTTCGTCTGTGTCAACACTCCCACGAAGACCTTCGGTGCGGGCGCGGGAATGGCCGCCGACCTGCAGTACTGGGAAAAGACAGCCCGGCAGATACGGGAGCATGCGCGCACGTCCAAGATCGTTGTCGAGAAGAGCACGCTGCCCGTGCGCACGGCCTTGGCCATGGAGCGGATCCTCAATAGCGGCGGCGACGGCATCCGGTTTGAGGTGCTCTCCAACCCGGAGTTTCTCGCCGAGGGGACGGCCGTGCGGGATCTGGAGCAGCCCGACCGGGTGCTCATCGGTTCGCGGGACACCGAAGAGGGCCGCCGCGCGCGCGATGTCCTCGTGGAGCTTTACGCGCACTGGGTGCCCCGGGAGCGCATCGTCACGTCGAACATCTGGAGCGGCGAGCTCGCGAAGCTGGCGGCGAATTTCTTTTTGGCCCAGCGGGTCTCGACGATCAACGCCGTGTCGGCCATCTGCGAAAAGACGGAGGCCGACGTGACGGAGGTGTCGAAGATCGTGGGGATGGACGGGCGGATCGGTGCGCGGTTCCTCAATGCCAGCGTCGGCTTCGGGGGTTCATGCTTCAAGAAGGATATCCTGAACCTGGTCTACCTGTGCCGGCACGAGGGTCTTCTGGAGGTGGCCGATTATATCGAGTCGGTCGTCCGGATCAACGAGTACCAGAAGGAGCGCTTCGTGCTGAACATGCTCGAGGCGATGTTCAACACGCTGGCCGGCAAGCGGATCTGCCTGTTCGGCTTTGCCTTCAAGGCCGACACGAGCGACACGCGGGAATCCCCCGCGATTCACGTGGCCCGGCGCCTGCTGGAGGAGAAGGCTGAGGTAGTCGTGACGGACCCGAGGGCCCTGGACAATGCGAAGGCCGATCTCAGGGGGCTAGACGGCAAGATCCGCTTCGTGAAGGACCCCTACAGGGCCGTGCGGGGATGCCAGGCCATCGCGGTGATGACGGAGTGGGGGCTGTACCGCGGCCTCGATTACGGGAAGATCTTCAAGCAGATGGTCAAGCCCGCCTTCATCTTCGACGGCCGCAACATTCTCGATCACAGTCGATGCCACGCGATCGGGTTCAACGTCTACCCGGTGGGCAAGCCGGGCATGACGCATTTTAAGTAG
- the polX gene encoding DNA polymerase/3'-5' exonuclease PolX, producing MSPKDVIRILQEISVLLELKGESPFKSIAYSNAARQLETLEDDLGELVRRGGLTSIKGIGDALSRKITELVTTGRLEYYEKLKASVPPGHLEMLRIPGLGPKKIRALHEKLSIETLGELEYACLENRLVELPGFGARTQQKILAGIEHLKRYKERHLCSDALEAAEPLLAKLLGHPGVVSASLAGSLRRGNETVKDIDLVAATSDPAGLSQWFASIADAESVIAHGDTKVSVFLKAGINADLRIVSPQEFPYALHHFTGSKEHNVAMRGRAKQMGLKMNEYGLFRDDALVSCTSEEEIFAALGLAWVPPELRENMGEIEAAETGVMPSLVKMKDIRGVFHIHTTASDGSSTLEAVVKAAKRMGLEYIGITDHSESAFYAGGLTADEIRRQHRAVDALNREDPAFRIFKGIEADILPDGRLDYDDATLESFDFVIAAVHSHFGMSAEEMTKRVLKALENRHTTILAHPTGRLLLAREPYALDLERIIDAAAERGKVIELNANPHRLDLDWRHCRYAKRQGARIAVNPDAHHADGLRDIRYGLNTARKGWLEAPDIINCMGLAEMGAFLAKSRE from the coding sequence ATCTCCCCCAAAGACGTCATCCGCATCCTCCAGGAGATCAGTGTGCTCCTCGAGCTCAAGGGCGAGTCGCCCTTCAAGTCCATCGCCTACAGCAATGCGGCCAGACAGCTGGAGACCCTCGAAGACGATCTCGGCGAGCTCGTGCGGCGGGGTGGCCTGACTTCCATCAAGGGCATCGGCGACGCCCTGAGCCGCAAGATCACTGAACTGGTCACCACGGGGCGACTCGAGTACTACGAGAAGCTCAAGGCCTCCGTGCCGCCCGGGCATCTCGAGATGCTGCGCATCCCCGGCCTGGGGCCGAAGAAGATCCGCGCCCTCCACGAGAAGCTCTCCATCGAGACCCTGGGCGAGCTGGAATACGCCTGCCTGGAGAACCGCCTCGTGGAGCTGCCCGGCTTCGGGGCCCGGACGCAGCAGAAGATCCTCGCCGGCATCGAACACCTGAAGCGGTACAAGGAGCGACACCTCTGCAGCGACGCCCTCGAGGCCGCGGAACCCCTCCTGGCAAAACTCCTAGGGCACCCCGGAGTCGTATCGGCCAGCTTGGCCGGCTCGCTCAGGCGCGGAAACGAAACCGTCAAGGACATCGACCTCGTCGCCGCCACGTCCGACCCGGCAGGCCTCTCGCAGTGGTTCGCCTCGATTGCCGACGCTGAGAGCGTCATCGCCCATGGGGACACGAAGGTGAGCGTTTTCCTCAAGGCGGGGATCAACGCCGACCTGAGGATCGTCTCGCCGCAGGAATTCCCCTATGCCCTGCACCACTTCACGGGCAGCAAGGAGCACAACGTGGCCATGCGGGGCCGCGCAAAACAGATGGGCCTCAAGATGAACGAGTACGGCCTCTTCCGCGACGATGCACTCGTGTCATGCACAAGCGAGGAGGAAATTTTCGCGGCCCTGGGGCTTGCCTGGGTGCCGCCGGAGCTCCGCGAAAACATGGGCGAGATCGAAGCTGCCGAAACGGGCGTGATGCCGTCGCTGGTCAAGATGAAAGACATCCGCGGGGTCTTTCACATCCACACGACGGCAAGCGACGGCTCCAGTACGCTGGAGGCGGTCGTCAAGGCCGCAAAGCGGATGGGCCTGGAGTACATCGGCATCACCGACCACAGCGAATCGGCCTTCTACGCCGGCGGCCTCACCGCGGATGAGATCCGCCGGCAGCACAGGGCCGTAGACGCGTTGAACCGGGAGGACCCCGCCTTCCGCATCTTCAAGGGCATCGAGGCCGACATCCTGCCCGACGGCAGGCTCGATTACGACGATGCAACCCTCGAGTCCTTCGACTTCGTCATTGCCGCCGTCCACTCGCATTTCGGGATGAGCGCGGAGGAGATGACCAAACGGGTTCTAAAGGCCCTGGAGAACCGCCACACGACGATCCTGGCCCATCCCACGGGCCGGTTGCTGCTCGCCCGTGAGCCCTACGCGCTGGACCTCGAGCGCATCATCGATGCCGCCGCAGAGCGCGGCAAGGTCATCGAACTCAACGCCAACCCGCACCGCCTGGATCTGGACTGGCGCCACTGCAGGTACGCCAAGCGGCAGGGTGCGCGGATCGCCGTCAACCCGGACGCGCATCACGCGGACGGCCTGCGGGACATTCGCTACGGGCTGAACACTGCGCGGAAAGGCTGGCTCGAGGCCCCCGACATCATCAACTGCATGGGCCTTGCGGAAATGGGGGCGTTTCTCGCGAAGAGCAGGGAGTAG
- a CDS encoding IS1182 family transposase, with product MAYRTGDRLQLGLLPASIEDYVSPEDPVRAYDAFVEALDLPQLGIEVDPNQVGNAAYDPRAMLKLLVYGYSYGVRSSRKLERECHHNLAFVWLMAGLRPDHKTIAEFRRNHKAALKQVLRHCARLCIKLDLIAGNVLFVDGTKIRANASRYRSHDRAWYEKKLADLDRRIEQLLQDCEAIDRRERHMDSYVAMRKDLAQTNTLKDRVQEALRGFEGGSHRHVNLTDPDCALMKSVQGSHAAYNVQLVVDDKQGLLLQADAVEETSDVNQFARQIEAANALLESPCETACADAGYADTAELEKIDRQGIRVIVPSQRQARKEPEKPFSKSHFAYDPEQDDYSCPEGHRLRYESTEKRTGKRHYVITDAAICHACRHYGSCTQARRGRKIIRLPNEEVKLRLEAQYEEAASQAVYERRKTRAEHPFGHIKRNLKVDAFLLRGLEGARAEVSMLASCFNVARLISLLGVNGLIERLRALGRPCFAPA from the coding sequence ATGGCCTATCGAACCGGCGACCGTCTGCAACTGGGGCTGCTGCCCGCCAGCATCGAGGACTACGTGTCCCCCGAGGACCCGGTACGGGCCTACGATGCCTTCGTGGAGGCCTTGGATCTGCCGCAACTGGGCATCGAGGTGGACCCCAACCAGGTCGGCAACGCCGCCTACGATCCGCGCGCGATGCTCAAGCTGCTGGTCTACGGCTACTCCTACGGGGTACGCAGTTCCCGCAAGCTCGAACGGGAGTGCCACCACAACCTGGCCTTTGTGTGGCTGATGGCCGGGCTGAGGCCCGACCACAAGACCATCGCGGAGTTTAGGCGCAACCACAAGGCGGCCCTCAAGCAGGTGCTCCGGCACTGCGCCCGGCTCTGCATCAAGCTCGACCTAATCGCGGGCAACGTGCTGTTTGTCGACGGCACAAAGATCCGGGCCAATGCCTCACGCTACCGCAGCCATGACCGGGCCTGGTACGAGAAGAAGCTGGCCGATCTGGATCGGCGCATCGAGCAGCTGTTGCAGGACTGCGAGGCCATCGACCGCCGGGAGCGGCACATGGACTCGTACGTGGCGATGCGAAAGGACCTTGCCCAGACGAACACGCTCAAGGACCGGGTCCAGGAGGCCCTGCGGGGCTTCGAGGGAGGCAGCCACCGGCACGTCAACCTCACCGACCCGGACTGCGCCCTGATGAAGAGCGTCCAGGGCAGCCACGCGGCCTACAACGTCCAGTTGGTGGTGGATGACAAGCAGGGGCTTCTGCTGCAGGCCGATGCCGTCGAAGAGACCAGTGATGTCAACCAGTTCGCCCGGCAGATCGAGGCCGCCAACGCGCTGCTGGAGAGTCCCTGCGAGACGGCCTGCGCCGATGCCGGCTATGCCGACACGGCGGAGCTCGAGAAGATCGACCGCCAGGGGATCCGAGTGATCGTGCCTTCACAGCGGCAGGCGAGGAAAGAGCCGGAAAAGCCGTTCAGCAAAAGCCATTTTGCGTATGACCCAGAGCAAGATGACTACAGCTGCCCTGAAGGTCACAGGCTCCGGTATGAATCGACGGAAAAACGCACGGGCAAGCGGCACTACGTGATCACCGACGCGGCCATCTGCCACGCGTGCCGGCACTACGGGAGCTGCACCCAGGCGCGCAGGGGGCGCAAGATCATCCGGCTGCCCAACGAAGAGGTTAAGCTCAGGCTGGAGGCCCAGTACGAGGAGGCCGCCTCGCAGGCCGTCTACGAGAGGCGCAAAACCCGGGCCGAGCATCCCTTCGGGCACATCAAGCGCAACCTCAAGGTCGATGCCTTCCTGCTACGGGGGCTCGAGGGGGCGCGAGCCGAGGTCTCGATGCTGGCCAGTTGCTTCAATGTGGCTCGCCTGATCTCGCTGCTCGGGGTCAACGGGCTCATCGAGAGGCTCCGGGCCCTCGGAAGGCCCTGCTTCGCACCGGCATGA
- a CDS encoding fibronectin type III domain-containing protein — translation MAILSLLMTAAHAAQVTVAWDANTDPAVAGYRVHYGTAPGNYTTHIDVGNATSCVISGLLAGLTYYFAATAYDGSGNESDYSAAVSYTVPQAPAPAPSPSGAAASGGGGGCFIATAAFGSYQAPEVILLQKFRDRILLASEPGRLLVEFYYRVSPPIAAFISQDELLKRAARLSLRPLIFGIQHRLAVYLGVLALLMGLTFILYGEQRRILREVGRIRRQK, via the coding sequence ATGGCAATCCTGAGCCTCCTGATGACCGCGGCCCACGCGGCACAGGTGACCGTGGCCTGGGACGCCAACACGGACCCCGCCGTCGCGGGCTACCGGGTGCATTACGGCACAGCGCCGGGAAACTACACGACGCACATAGACGTGGGGAACGCGACAAGCTGCGTCATCAGCGGACTGCTGGCGGGGTTGACCTATTATTTTGCGGCGACGGCCTACGACGGCAGCGGCAATGAAAGCGACTACTCCGCTGCGGTCAGCTACACGGTCCCGCAGGCCCCGGCTCCCGCCCCCTCCCCGTCCGGGGCAGCCGCGAGCGGAGGCGGCGGGGGGTGTTTCATCGCCACGGCCGCCTTCGGGAGCTACCAGGCACCGGAGGTCATCCTGCTCCAGAAGTTCCGGGACCGCATTCTCCTGGCAAGCGAGCCGGGCAGGCTGCTTGTGGAGTTCTACTACAGGGTATCGCCCCCGATTGCCGCTTTCATCAGTCAAGACGAACTGCTCAAGCGGGCCGCGCGGCTTTCTCTGCGGCCCTTGATCTTCGGTATCCAGCACCGGCTCGCCGTGTACCTCGGCGTGCTCGCTCTCCTTATGGGCCTAACATTTATCCTTTACGGTGAGCAGCGCAGGATTCTGCGCGAAGTGGGTCGCATACGGCGGCAGAAATAG
- a CDS encoding response regulator: MAWNGRRKKKALVLDDDPSVLQVLGGYMSAFNFDVETTDNPRAALELCKTRRFDIILSDLMMPEMNGLEFLQEVKHADPDAAFIMITGYPSIDSAVEAIRRGAQDYISKPFKIEEIKHKIDKALLEKSLKMRLRHLQGITWALIISIPLWLILGIVFARSIK, encoded by the coding sequence ATGGCTTGGAACGGCAGGAGAAAGAAAAAGGCCCTCGTGCTCGACGACGACCCTAGCGTGCTGCAGGTGCTCGGCGGCTACATGAGCGCCTTCAATTTCGACGTGGAGACGACGGACAACCCGCGCGCGGCGCTGGAGCTCTGCAAGACCCGGCGCTTCGACATCATCCTGTCCGATCTCATGATGCCCGAGATGAACGGGCTGGAATTCCTGCAGGAAGTCAAGCACGCCGACCCCGATGCGGCCTTCATCATGATCACGGGATACCCGTCGATCGACTCCGCCGTCGAGGCCATCCGCCGCGGCGCCCAGGACTACATCAGCAAGCCCTTCAAGATCGAGGAAATCAAGCACAAGATCGACAAGGCCCTGTTGGAGAAGAGCCTGAAGATGCGGCTCCGGCACCTCCAGGGCATCACATGGGCCCTCATCATCTCCATCCCCCTCTGGCTCATCCTCGGCATCGTCTTTGCGCGATCCATAAAGTAG
- a CDS encoding class I SAM-dependent methyltransferase: MRNRNSARPIIRARRYTTLLPVLILSSLILHLCPIPTAHAYMDTERSTRLDAPFLPTPNYVIAEILAKARVGKDDILYDLGSGDGRIVIEAARQTGCRAVGIELDPDLVDESRKAAVRAGVQDRVRFIVADIFREDFSEATVVTLYMGGHVNLKIRPRLLSELKPGTRIASYTFDMGEWKPDALSSFGREDAYFWIIPANFSGRWQWAEGKGKSKTTWELEVKQVFQEITGAVKYRERKWAVLDGKVTGEMISFMLSGESFGKSVPVRFSGRIREQAIEGEINTGIARRTWKATRNPATVQPIAR, translated from the coding sequence ATGCGAAATCGCAATTCCGCGCGGCCTATAATAAGAGCAAGGCGGTACACAACACTTCTCCCGGTCCTCATTCTATCGTCACTCATTCTGCATCTTTGCCCCATACCCACTGCCCATGCCTACATGGACACCGAGCGCAGCACAAGACTCGACGCCCCATTCCTTCCGACCCCCAACTACGTCATCGCCGAGATCCTTGCAAAGGCCCGCGTCGGGAAGGACGACATCCTGTACGACCTGGGCTCCGGTGACGGGCGCATCGTCATCGAGGCAGCAAGACAGACGGGTTGCCGGGCCGTGGGCATCGAACTCGACCCCGACCTCGTGGACGAAAGCCGTAAGGCCGCCGTGCGGGCCGGAGTCCAGGACCGCGTCCGCTTCATCGTGGCGGACATCTTCAGGGAGGATTTCAGCGAGGCCACGGTCGTGACGCTATACATGGGGGGCCATGTCAATCTCAAGATCCGACCCAGACTGCTGAGCGAGCTCAAGCCGGGTACTCGGATCGCGTCGTACACCTTCGACATGGGCGAATGGAAACCCGACGCCCTCTCGTCCTTCGGCAGGGAGGATGCCTATTTCTGGATTATCCCCGCGAATTTCTCGGGGAGATGGCAATGGGCGGAAGGCAAGGGAAAATCGAAGACCACGTGGGAACTCGAGGTGAAACAGGTCTTCCAGGAAATCACGGGTGCGGTTAAATACAGGGAAAGGAAGTGGGCTGTGCTGGATGGGAAGGTCACCGGCGAGATGATCAGCTTCATGCTGTCGGGCGAATCTTTCGGAAAGAGCGTGCCTGTCCGGTTCTCCGGCCGCATCCGGGAGCAGGCCATCGAAGGGGAGATAAACACAGGCATAGCGCGCCGGACGTGGAAGGCCACGCGCAATCCCGCAACGGTTCAACCGATCGCCAGGTGA
- the galE gene encoding UDP-glucose 4-epimerase GalE, with product MRILVTGGAGYIGSHAVKALGRAGHEICVFDNLSTGHEWAVLRGRLVKGDLEDRAAINSVLREFRPEAVMHFAAYIQVEESVREPLKYYRNNVANSLNLLEAMRANGVGYFIYSSTAAVYGIPEQIPVPETAPLLPINPYGMTKVMIERVLADLAAAADFRYVALRYFNVAGADSGGELGQAYREATHLITRALKTAHGEFAKLYIYGTDYPTPDGTCIRDYIHVDDLAEAHVQALDHLFKTGQSAVMNCGYGSGYSVREVVETAKKVTGVDFPVKETGRRAGDPPTLVADSTKLMQATGWKPKYNNLEYIIKTAWEWEKKLQGQSPRI from the coding sequence ATGCGCATACTGGTCACAGGCGGAGCGGGGTACATCGGCAGTCACGCGGTCAAGGCGCTCGGCAGGGCGGGTCACGAAATCTGCGTGTTCGACAATCTCTCCACCGGGCACGAGTGGGCCGTACTTCGGGGAAGGCTGGTGAAGGGGGACCTGGAAGACCGCGCCGCGATCAACAGCGTTCTCAGGGAGTTCAGGCCCGAGGCGGTTATGCACTTTGCGGCCTATATCCAGGTTGAGGAGTCCGTCAGGGAACCCCTGAAGTATTACCGCAACAACGTGGCCAACTCGCTCAACCTGCTGGAAGCCATGCGGGCAAACGGCGTCGGGTACTTCATCTATTCCTCCACGGCCGCCGTCTACGGAATCCCGGAACAAATCCCGGTGCCAGAAACCGCGCCCCTGCTGCCCATCAACCCCTATGGGATGACGAAGGTGATGATCGAACGCGTGCTTGCCGATCTGGCCGCGGCAGCGGATTTTCGGTATGTGGCCCTCCGGTATTTCAATGTTGCGGGCGCCGACTCGGGCGGAGAGCTGGGCCAGGCCTACAGGGAGGCGACACACCTGATCACCCGCGCCCTGAAGACCGCGCACGGCGAGTTTGCCAAACTCTACATCTACGGGACGGATTACCCCACGCCGGACGGTACCTGCATCCGTGACTACATCCACGTGGACGACCTGGCGGAGGCACACGTACAGGCGCTGGATCATCTGTTCAAAACAGGACAGAGCGCGGTCATGAACTGCGGCTACGGCTCGGGTTATTCGGTCAGAGAGGTCGTCGAGACGGCAAAGAAGGTGACCGGGGTCGACTTCCCCGTCAAGGAGACGGGCAGGCGCGCGGGAGATCCGCCAACCCTGGTTGCCGACAGCACGAAACTTATGCAGGCGACGGGATGGAAGCCGAAATACAATAATTTGGAGTACATCATCAAAACGGCATGGGAGTGGGAGAAGAAGCTCCAGGGCCAAAGTCCGAGGATCTGA